The Pontiella desulfatans sequence CCCCGAAGGGCGCCGGAGGGCCGAGGGAGGAGCGCAGCGACGGCATCACTTGCGATCATGTTCTGACTGCCCCTCCATGAATCCTCGGCGGGGTGCGTTGTCCAGAGCGCTGTGCTTCCTCTCGTGGTGTAATATTTAAATAGCTGTCAAGGCCCGATGCAACGCATGCCCGTCGGCATAGCATCGGATAGATTTTCATACTTCACCGACCACAGTCGTTCGATGAATACGTGTCAACGCCCGGCCTCGCCCGTCCTGCTGATGGTGATGTTCTCGTTTAACAGGACACCGGTGAGGCGTTCGAGGTGACTGGCTTCCTTGGTCGGTGTTGAATATCTCCGGATTCCCCTGCGTCAGCGCAGCTCAGCGCATCAACGCAGAACGTGCTCTCCATGGTGCTTGAGAGCTCCCAGGCGAGCACATAGCGGCTGTACCAGTCGATTACGGCGGTCAGGTAATGTATCCTGCCGCATGGGATGTAGGTGATGTCCGTATCCAACTGGTTCACCCGTTCGAGTCCACATTGCGCAGCAAATAAGGGTAGATCTGTGCCTCGGGGCGGGCTTGCTCGTGTGCGGACCGGGCGTGATGGCCTGAATCCC is a genomic window containing:
- a CDS encoding DDE-type integrase/transposase/recombinase → MNQLDTDITYIPCGRIHYLTAVIDWYSRYVLAWELSSTMESTFCVDALSCADAGESGDIQHRPRKPVTSNASPVSC